Proteins from a single region of Candidatus Binatia bacterium:
- the hemH gene encoding ferrochelatase, with the protein MTGIDSVLLVAFGAPRSLDEVGPFLERLARHRSLPDRRVEEARRRYEALGGSPLYRSIDELARSLERELEPEKTPVFFGMTNWHPFLEETLGAMAQRGSKAALAIVLSVQQSPPGWDRYLEALARSRAAVPGAPEIFPARPLGLHPRFADLLSELLAATLDREKRSLRLPTHVVFTAHSIPEEDARRSPYVEQLENLAARVMQRFPDLAWSLAYQSRSGSPGDRWLEPDVGRRLAELAERGTRCVVVLPAGFVTEHMEVLYDLDIEARSVAESKNMRFVRVPTVASHPRFVGLLASLVRERDVWCA; encoded by the coding sequence ATGACAGGCATCGACTCGGTGCTTCTCGTGGCCTTCGGCGCGCCGAGAAGCCTCGACGAGGTCGGACCTTTTCTCGAGCGCCTGGCGCGGCACCGCTCTCTTCCCGACCGCCGGGTCGAGGAGGCGAGGCGCCGCTACGAAGCACTCGGCGGATCGCCCCTCTACCGCTCGATCGACGAGCTGGCGCGCTCCCTCGAACGAGAGCTCGAACCGGAAAAGACGCCCGTGTTTTTCGGGATGACGAACTGGCATCCGTTTCTCGAAGAAACGCTCGGCGCGATGGCGCAGCGGGGTTCGAAAGCGGCGCTCGCCATCGTGCTGTCGGTCCAGCAAAGTCCGCCCGGCTGGGATCGGTATCTCGAAGCGCTCGCGCGAAGCCGCGCGGCCGTGCCCGGCGCACCCGAAATTTTCCCGGCGAGACCGCTCGGCCTCCATCCCCGGTTCGCCGACCTCCTCTCGGAGCTTCTCGCCGCGACCCTCGACCGGGAAAAGCGCTCGCTCCGCCTTCCGACCCACGTCGTCTTCACGGCGCACAGCATCCCGGAGGAAGACGCGAGGCGCTCCCCTTACGTCGAGCAGCTCGAGAACCTCGCGGCTCGGGTCATGCAGCGCTTCCCCGACCTCGCCTGGTCCCTCGCCTACCAGAGCCGAAGCGGCTCCCCCGGCGACCGGTGGCTCGAACCCGATGTGGGTCGCCGCCTCGCCGAACTGGCCGAAAGGGGGACTCGCTGTGTCGTCGTCTTGCCGGCAGGATTCGTCACCGAACACATGGAAGTACTCTACGACCTCGACATCGAAGCCCGTTCGGTGGCCGAGTCGAAGAACATGCGGTTCGTCCGCGTGCCGACGGTGGCGTCGCACCCGCGGTTCGTCGGTCTTCTGGCCTCTCTCGTGCGGGAACGGGACGTGTGGTGCGCCTAG
- the hemE gene encoding uroporphyrinogen decarboxylase — MASVFLQACRRESTPYTPVWLMRQAGRYIPRYREIRNRLSFLEMCKNVEVATEVTLLPVRLFRVDAAIVFADILLLLEPLDVGLTFLEGEGPRVRKTVRSGEDVARLREFDVAGELSYVFEILRNVRASLPPDVALIGFAGAPFTVASYLVEGRGSRLHLETKEFLYREPDAWHDLLACLGRLTVRYLEGQIEAGAQAVQLFDSWAGCLAPDDYREFVLPHTRSVVEALGTRVPVILFSTGTAGLLRELRETGAQVIGLDWRLDLARAWDVLGAQVAVQGNLDPAVLLASPERIRDAAARLLRSLAGRRGHIFNLGHGVLPATPVEHVRLLVETVRRWRPT, encoded by the coding sequence GTGGCGAGCGTTTTCTTGCAGGCCTGCCGGAGGGAGAGCACTCCCTACACGCCCGTCTGGCTCATGCGGCAAGCGGGACGGTACATCCCCCGCTACCGGGAAATCCGGAACCGGCTTTCCTTTCTCGAAATGTGCAAGAACGTGGAGGTGGCGACGGAGGTGACGCTCCTGCCGGTCCGTCTCTTCCGGGTCGATGCGGCCATCGTGTTCGCCGATATCCTGCTCTTGCTCGAGCCGCTCGACGTCGGCCTGACGTTCCTCGAAGGGGAGGGCCCGAGAGTGCGCAAGACCGTACGCTCCGGCGAGGACGTCGCCCGTCTCCGGGAGTTCGACGTAGCCGGCGAGCTCTCCTACGTTTTCGAAATCCTCCGAAACGTCCGGGCTTCCCTGCCCCCCGACGTGGCGCTGATCGGCTTCGCCGGAGCACCCTTCACGGTGGCTTCCTACCTGGTCGAGGGCCGTGGTTCCCGCCTCCATCTCGAGACCAAGGAGTTCCTCTACCGGGAACCGGACGCCTGGCACGACCTTCTCGCGTGCCTCGGCAGGCTCACGGTGCGGTACCTCGAGGGACAGATCGAAGCCGGAGCCCAAGCGGTCCAACTCTTCGACAGCTGGGCCGGTTGTCTCGCTCCGGACGACTACCGCGAATTCGTCCTGCCTCACACCAGGAGCGTCGTCGAAGCGCTCGGCACCCGGGTCCCCGTGATTCTCTTCTCCACCGGGACGGCGGGGCTCCTGCGAGAACTCCGCGAGACGGGAGCGCAGGTGATCGGCCTCGACTGGCGGCTCGACCTCGCCCGGGCCTGGGACGTCCTCGGGGCGCAGGTCGCGGTGCAGGGGAATCTCGACCCTGCCGTCCTTCTCGCCTCTCCGGAGCGCATCCGCGACGCGGCTGCGCGGCTTTTGCGGAGCCTCGCGGGCCGCCGGGGACACATCTTCAACCTGGGGCACGGCGTCCTGCCGGCCACGCCCGTGGAACACGTGCGGCTGCTGGTCGAGACCGTGCGCCGCTGGCGGCCGACATGA